A section of the Candidatus Bathyarchaeia archaeon genome encodes:
- a CDS encoding transglutaminase-like domain-containing protein — protein sequence MVSAHQNSIDKYREISENLAEPSLLVRLMALFERRYTISELLDWMHERLKFDKGDIKRHNDPGEILAYGRGRCGEFSILFTSLCLAHWYRARLILDISDHVWTEVWDEQQKRWIHIDPSEKRVDDPYMYERDWKKNLIEIYAFENGAIENITRNYKLAKD from the coding sequence ATGGTGTCCGCGCATCAGAATTCCATTGATAAGTATCGTGAAATAAGCGAAAACCTAGCTGAGCCTTCCTTGCTTGTCAGATTGATGGCGTTGTTTGAAAGAAGATACACGATAAGCGAGTTACTCGATTGGATGCATGAACGGTTGAAGTTCGACAAAGGAGACATAAAACGCCACAACGATCCAGGGGAAATTCTAGCTTATGGCCGTGGTAGATGCGGTGAATTCAGCATTCTCTTCACCAGCTTGTGCCTAGCGCACTGGTATCGAGCGAGATTGATACTTGACATATCGGATCACGTGTGGACCGAGGTGTGGGATGAGCAGCAGAAAAGATGGATTCACATTGATCCTTCCGAAAAACGAGTAGACGACCCCTATATGTATGAAAGAGACTGGAAAAAGAACCTAATAGAAATATACGCCTTCGAAAACGGCGCCATAGAAAACATAACAAGAAACTACAAGCTGGCAAAGGACTAG
- a CDS encoding nucleotide-binding protein: protein MAQKVIMDSNFFFIPSQFRIDIFEAMMNLLNQKYEPILLSTTLQELQKMAEKGAPALRKQARIALKLAERCQLVNVERNKRESGDDVIARVAAEWKCAVATNDSALRRRLRDISIPVIYLRQKSRLELEGSL, encoded by the coding sequence ATGGCTCAAAAAGTAATCATGGACTCCAACTTCTTCTTCATTCCCTCACAGTTTAGGATCGACATTTTCGAGGCAATGATGAACTTGCTTAACCAGAAATACGAGCCGATCCTGCTCTCGACAACGCTTCAGGAGCTGCAGAAAATGGCGGAGAAGGGAGCGCCTGCACTTCGCAAACAGGCGCGAATCGCCTTGAAACTTGCGGAAAGATGCCAATTGGTCAATGTTGAAAGAAATAAAAGAGAGAGTGGTGACGACGTGATTGCCCGAGTTGCTGCAGAGTGGAAATGCGCAGTAGCTACAAACGACTCGGCGCTGAGGCGAAGATTAAGGGATATAAGCATCCCTGTAATCTATTTGAGGCAAAAATCCCGTTTGGAATTGGAGGGAAGCCTTTAA